One window from the genome of Rhodothermus sp. encodes:
- a CDS encoding NAD(P)/FAD-dependent oxidoreductase: protein MNTRSDVQVIGAGPAGLTAAITLARGGAKVEVFEQAPEVGARFHGDFQGLENWSTEEDVCDFLASLGLEINFRCIPYTEGIFYDPSLEAFPIRTQRPWFYLIERGPQPGSLDQGLKQQALEAGVTLHFRQRVERITGSAVIVATGPHAADAIARGLVFETDHPDACYGFLDDRIAPRGYAYLLVHQGRATLATCVFDDFPLARVYFERTLETVSQVIRMSVRNPRVFGGYVNFFIRDSWTRGNRVYFVGERAGFQDALWGFGLRYALWSGYLAARAILEQADYNAWCQKYLVPWMQTSLANRFLYNQLGNHGYSWMLRQLSQSNVLQELRRHYRPSTFKRRLYRVARHRLLPTLREQACQETDCSCLWCRHGKHVDLPALQVCVQRRLTSP, encoded by the coding sequence ATGAATACCCGCTCAGATGTACAGGTAATTGGAGCAGGCCCTGCGGGTCTGACAGCCGCAATAACCCTTGCCCGTGGCGGAGCTAAGGTAGAAGTTTTCGAGCAGGCACCTGAAGTCGGCGCCCGCTTCCATGGCGACTTTCAGGGACTCGAAAACTGGTCCACCGAAGAGGATGTATGCGACTTTCTGGCCTCTCTGGGCCTTGAAATCAACTTTCGCTGCATTCCTTACACCGAGGGCATTTTCTATGATCCAAGCCTGGAGGCTTTCCCGATTCGCACGCAACGCCCCTGGTTCTATTTGATCGAGCGGGGTCCTCAGCCCGGTTCCCTGGACCAGGGGTTAAAGCAGCAGGCCCTGGAGGCCGGCGTTACCCTCCATTTTCGACAGCGTGTCGAACGAATCACCGGCTCCGCTGTCATTGTGGCGACCGGCCCCCACGCAGCTGATGCCATTGCACGGGGACTGGTTTTCGAGACCGACCACCCAGATGCCTGCTATGGATTTCTGGACGATCGCATTGCCCCTCGGGGCTATGCTTATCTGCTCGTGCATCAGGGACGAGCGACCCTGGCAACCTGCGTGTTTGACGACTTCCCGCTGGCCCGTGTGTACTTTGAACGCACGTTAGAAACGGTCAGTCAGGTTATACGAATGTCGGTGCGCAACCCCCGTGTTTTCGGCGGATATGTAAACTTTTTCATCCGAGATTCCTGGACGCGCGGCAACCGGGTCTACTTTGTGGGCGAGCGGGCCGGTTTCCAGGATGCCCTCTGGGGCTTCGGCCTTCGATACGCGCTCTGGTCTGGATATCTGGCCGCCCGTGCTATTCTGGAGCAGGCAGACTACAATGCCTGGTGCCAGAAGTATCTCGTCCCTTGGATGCAGACGTCGCTGGCCAATCGGTTCCTCTATAACCAGCTGGGCAATCATGGCTATAGCTGGATGCTAAGACAGCTCAGTCAGTCGAATGTATTACAGGAGCTACGGCGTCACTATCGGCCTTCTACCTTCAAACGGCGGCTTTACCGCGTAGCCCGACATCGTCTTCTGCCAACGCTGCGCGAGCAGGCATGCCAGGAGACCGACTGCAGCTGTCTATGGTGTCGCCATGGCAAGCACGTAGACCTTCCAGCGCTGCAGGTGTGCGTACAACGCCGGCTAACGTCTCCCTGA
- a CDS encoding heavy metal translocating P-type ATPase, which yields MTGANRSHMEHGSHEHKDHPPAHHAHHAPSQAEAATVQETHAHHHDHHKHHEHHDHHAHHAHMVADFRRRFWISLVLTIPILALSPMIQSFLGLGDALRFPGDLLVLWALSSVVFFYGGWPFLKGLFDELRQRNPGMMTLIAIAIATAYLYSSAVVFGLAGKIFFWELATLIDVMLLGHWIEMRSVLGASRALEELARLMPSEAHKVLPDGSVQDVPLDQLHTGDRVLVRPGEKIPADGVIVEGHTTVNEALLTGESAPVEKKVGDTVIGGAINGEGSLVVEVQKTGAESYLSQVIELVRQAQEAKSRTQDLANRAARWLTIVALGGGGLTLAVWTLLIGQPFDFALERMVTVMVIACPHALGLAVPLVVAVSTALSAQHGLLIRDRTAFENARNLQAVIFDKTGTLTEGRFGVTDTLVFQDGVSEEEMLQLAAAVEQHSEHPIARGIVEAVAQPPEAEDFQAIPGKGARARVNGQDIRVVSPGYLREHGLEVQDARVDALAEQGKTVVFVVRDGQVLGAIALADVIRPESREAVKQLKQMGLQVMMLTGDNRRVAAWVAREIGLDDYFAEVLPDQKAAKVKEVQRRGLRVAMVGDGINDAPALAQADVGIAIGAGTDVAIETADIVLVRNDPRDVVSILRLSRATYRKMVQNLWWAAGYNIVAIPLAAGVLYKLGLLLGPAVAAVFMSASTVIVSINARFLKVEK from the coding sequence ATGACCGGTGCCAATCGTTCGCATATGGAACATGGGTCTCACGAACACAAAGACCATCCACCGGCGCATCACGCGCATCATGCACCCTCCCAAGCGGAAGCGGCGACCGTACAGGAGACGCATGCACATCATCATGATCACCACAAGCATCATGAGCATCACGACCACCATGCGCATCATGCGCACATGGTGGCGGACTTCCGGCGTCGCTTCTGGATCTCGCTGGTACTAACGATTCCTATTCTGGCACTTTCGCCCATGATCCAGTCTTTCCTCGGACTGGGCGATGCGCTGCGCTTTCCAGGCGATCTGTTGGTGCTCTGGGCGTTGTCCTCCGTCGTGTTTTTCTACGGGGGCTGGCCTTTCCTGAAAGGCCTGTTCGATGAGCTGCGCCAGCGTAACCCCGGTATGATGACGCTCATTGCGATCGCTATTGCTACAGCCTATCTCTACTCCAGCGCGGTAGTGTTTGGGTTGGCGGGCAAGATCTTCTTCTGGGAGCTGGCTACGCTGATTGATGTGATGTTGCTGGGGCACTGGATTGAAATGCGTTCGGTGCTGGGAGCCTCCCGTGCCCTGGAAGAACTGGCCCGCCTGATGCCGTCGGAAGCGCACAAGGTGTTGCCGGATGGCTCCGTTCAGGACGTTCCGCTGGACCAACTTCACACGGGAGACCGCGTACTGGTACGCCCTGGCGAAAAAATTCCGGCCGATGGTGTGATCGTCGAAGGGCATACCACCGTCAATGAGGCCCTGCTGACCGGGGAATCGGCTCCGGTTGAAAAGAAAGTTGGCGACACCGTCATTGGCGGTGCCATCAATGGAGAAGGCTCGCTGGTGGTCGAGGTACAGAAGACGGGCGCGGAAAGCTACCTGTCGCAGGTAATTGAGCTGGTGCGACAGGCGCAGGAGGCTAAATCCCGCACGCAGGACCTGGCCAACCGGGCTGCGCGATGGCTGACGATCGTAGCGCTGGGGGGAGGTGGACTGACGCTGGCGGTCTGGACGTTACTGATCGGCCAGCCCTTCGATTTTGCACTCGAACGGATGGTAACCGTCATGGTAATTGCCTGCCCCCATGCACTGGGGCTGGCCGTACCTCTTGTCGTGGCGGTCTCTACGGCCCTTTCCGCCCAACATGGACTGCTTATTCGCGATCGGACGGCCTTTGAAAATGCGCGTAATCTGCAGGCTGTGATTTTTGACAAAACAGGCACATTGACCGAAGGACGTTTTGGGGTCACCGATACGCTGGTCTTCCAGGACGGCGTGAGTGAAGAGGAAATGCTCCAGTTGGCCGCAGCGGTTGAGCAACATTCCGAACATCCCATCGCCCGGGGTATTGTAGAGGCCGTAGCCCAGCCCCCTGAGGCTGAAGACTTCCAGGCCATTCCCGGTAAAGGCGCCCGTGCTCGCGTCAATGGTCAGGATATCCGCGTTGTCAGCCCGGGCTACCTGCGCGAGCATGGGCTGGAGGTTCAGGATGCGCGGGTTGATGCCCTGGCTGAACAGGGCAAGACGGTAGTGTTCGTTGTCCGCGATGGCCAGGTGCTGGGCGCCATTGCCCTGGCTGATGTGATCCGACCCGAATCACGAGAGGCTGTAAAACAGCTCAAACAGATGGGCCTGCAGGTCATGATGCTCACGGGCGATAACCGTCGTGTGGCCGCCTGGGTTGCCCGTGAGATTGGCCTGGACGACTACTTCGCCGAAGTACTTCCTGACCAGAAAGCGGCCAAGGTCAAAGAAGTGCAGCGACGCGGTCTGCGTGTGGCAATGGTGGGCGATGGCATCAACGACGCCCCCGCCCTGGCCCAGGCTGATGTAGGTATCGCAATTGGAGCAGGCACCGACGTGGCGATTGAGACGGCCGACATTGTACTTGTGCGTAATGACCCGCGCGATGTAGTCTCAATCCTTCGGCTGAGCCGGGCCACCTACCGCAAAATGGTACAAAACCTCTGGTGGGCAGCCGGCTATAACATCGTTGCTATTCCGCTGGCTGCCGGTGTGCTCTACAAGCTGGGCCTGCTGCTGGGTCCGGCGGTGGCAGCAGTCTTTATGTCGGCCAGCACCGTGATTGTCTCGATCAACGCCCGCTTTCTGAAGGTAGAGAAATAA